A stretch of Myceligenerans xiligouense DNA encodes these proteins:
- a CDS encoding GH92 family glycosyl hydrolase has translation MSTPLRRALIAAGLAATLPLTMVAAPAAAAPLAGGWSWDWPDGWLDGWPWDRPGEDHGSRLAPFDAVDPFIGTELDTGENKSNDAYGNTFPGGTVPFGLVQNSPTTYREGHNGEKGGYEYTGDRLRGFGLTRISGTGCTGAYGGFDVPILPFTGDLADGALPADPSTSIRDYYLPFSHDTERAEPGYYSVTTDNGVTTELTATTRTAVSRFAFPDDGGATLLLDAAGSNNTIQAADLTVDASSRTVSGTVRAGSMCNQGTFYDLHFSAVFDTRFVAHGTWDDGEVAPGGSTASSDRKHGAGAFLTFAPGTTVTAKIGISYTSVDNAALNRAKEVDRHKSFRAVRIAAKHAWQRALGTVDVEGGTREARVKLYTALYHALHNPNVFEDVNGEYIGYDGELHRMDRGEHLYVNFAGWDHYRGHTQLMAMLFPEVASDINASLVTMAEQTGTWYDGPTYNLVQARMAADSLPIALAAADDFGATDYDREAALASLLETQTLPGDASTRPDAYQYLAAGFVENRKSNFATARTLEYSVEDFAIAQLARRLGDEDSYDTFMARAQNWQNVFDPVTQHIRPRERTGFDRGFDLRVRDDSSGRGQFNQSTGYQYGWMVPHNIGAVVEARGGAEASESALDVLMEDLDAGAYTQTGNYLSNEPSFNSPWVYNWLGKPHKTTDVLYRAVGELYDTTPAGLPGNDDQGALSAWYVWANLGIYPAIYGTADLVVSAPMFDRITIDAAHSRRDYTIVAPGVSSGKRYTTGLRVNGVRQSASWVDSSFSRRGGTLRFTMNDTPGEWGTGSGDVPPSHDDGRDARNNVGTTFDGRGNMGSMDLSDWSYSRESLAAEGVTPGGEVAFDSADITFTWPDTEEGEPDNWVVAGQRIDLDDTPAAAVSFLGLATNGPSSGTAHVEYTDGSRQAVRVHLTDWGQGAGGGNTTLVETQGRNHRNGTSGGGTFRVFATQPAVLDETKTVDAVVLPAHTDRGVMHVFDVATTTTPYVDPDAPTGEPSRVVLTAPADPSTAQNVTWRTASPLPVDGVAELREVSDDGPGEVRTVDAVEQPERYVDGYPARSHSASFTDLTPDTTYGYRVGDAGRWSDWYEFTTASDGADPFTFLYFGDAQEGIADEWATTVDMALDEHPSAEVSLYAGDLVNTATNQLEWSDWFDANAELRTRTNVLAALGNHEIGGQPLAENFRDHFEYERNGPVPADAREYEADYGEHVAGAMTDTVYYTDYQGVRFVTVNANRDDICGLVRPPGLADFDCGEGRRAWMTMQATWLERVLAENPLDWAVVTTHQPVFSNSIDGNGNPRDEDDWRQYILPVLETSDVDLVLQGHDHTYGRGYHTMDITETEGVTTGPVYAISNGGRKQYVLNRGESVWEANGAVAVKQAQDVSAYQAITVDGDTLRYESVATYVVPGGESPVEVGETLDAFTITKYDSGAKWVTEPGIEIPDESVPSAAWGQPGDEPFDPETFGEVVFDDDFTTDRLAEYTAYGDDGEPAADLAVDTTAGVLEAAADGRRWSHLAVPGAAGDRFALVVEPESFAGTGSAEDSLFLGITDGPGSRAHSWYNHTRGSSGIDVVVDGESQGLSAGTGALGVTWEPGDRLATVVDHGELTSWIEHDGEWREIRSGLLSLTMSREDVTGWSPTVSLRLDTGTMALDRVMVLRG, from the coding sequence ATGTCCACACCCCTGCGCAGAGCGCTGATCGCGGCCGGGCTGGCCGCCACTCTGCCCCTGACCATGGTGGCGGCACCGGCAGCGGCTGCTCCCCTCGCCGGCGGCTGGTCCTGGGACTGGCCTGACGGCTGGCTCGACGGCTGGCCCTGGGACCGGCCCGGCGAGGACCACGGCTCCCGCCTGGCCCCGTTCGACGCCGTCGACCCGTTCATCGGCACCGAGCTCGACACCGGCGAGAACAAGTCGAACGACGCCTACGGCAACACCTTCCCGGGCGGCACCGTCCCGTTCGGCCTGGTCCAGAACAGCCCCACCACCTACCGCGAGGGCCACAACGGCGAGAAGGGCGGCTACGAGTACACCGGCGACCGCCTGCGCGGCTTCGGGCTCACCCGCATCTCCGGCACCGGCTGCACCGGCGCGTACGGCGGCTTCGACGTCCCGATCCTCCCGTTCACGGGCGACCTGGCCGACGGCGCCCTCCCGGCCGACCCGAGCACGTCGATCCGGGACTACTACCTGCCTTTCAGCCACGACACCGAGCGCGCCGAGCCCGGCTACTACTCCGTCACCACGGACAACGGCGTCACCACGGAGCTCACCGCCACGACGCGCACCGCCGTGAGCCGCTTCGCGTTCCCCGACGACGGCGGAGCCACCCTGCTCCTCGACGCCGCCGGGTCGAACAACACGATCCAGGCCGCCGACCTCACCGTCGACGCCTCCTCGCGCACCGTCAGCGGTACGGTCCGCGCGGGCTCGATGTGCAACCAGGGCACCTTCTACGACCTGCACTTCTCGGCCGTCTTCGACACCCGCTTCGTCGCCCACGGCACCTGGGACGACGGCGAGGTCGCACCCGGCGGCAGCACGGCGTCGTCGGACCGGAAGCACGGGGCCGGCGCCTTCCTCACCTTCGCGCCCGGCACCACGGTCACCGCCAAGATCGGCATCAGCTACACGAGTGTCGACAACGCCGCGCTCAACCGCGCCAAGGAGGTCGACCGCCACAAGAGCTTCCGGGCGGTGCGGATCGCCGCGAAGCACGCGTGGCAGCGGGCGCTCGGGACCGTCGACGTCGAGGGCGGCACCCGCGAGGCGCGCGTCAAGCTGTACACGGCGCTCTACCACGCGCTGCACAACCCGAACGTGTTCGAGGACGTCAACGGCGAGTACATCGGGTACGACGGCGAGCTGCACCGCATGGACCGCGGCGAGCACCTGTACGTGAACTTCGCCGGCTGGGACCACTACCGGGGGCACACGCAGCTCATGGCGATGCTCTTCCCCGAGGTCGCGAGCGACATCAACGCCTCGCTCGTGACGATGGCCGAGCAGACCGGCACCTGGTACGACGGCCCCACCTACAACCTGGTGCAGGCCCGCATGGCGGCGGACTCGCTGCCGATCGCCCTGGCGGCCGCCGACGACTTCGGCGCCACGGACTACGACCGCGAGGCCGCCCTCGCCTCCCTGCTGGAGACGCAGACCCTCCCCGGCGACGCGAGCACCCGCCCCGACGCCTACCAGTACCTGGCGGCGGGCTTCGTGGAGAACCGCAAGTCCAACTTCGCCACCGCGCGCACTCTCGAGTACTCGGTGGAGGACTTCGCCATCGCGCAGCTCGCCCGCCGCCTCGGCGACGAGGACTCGTACGACACGTTCATGGCCCGCGCCCAGAACTGGCAGAACGTCTTCGACCCGGTCACGCAGCACATCCGCCCGCGCGAGCGCACCGGCTTCGACCGCGGCTTCGACCTGCGCGTCCGGGACGACTCGTCGGGCCGGGGCCAGTTCAACCAGTCCACCGGCTACCAGTACGGCTGGATGGTGCCGCACAACATCGGCGCCGTCGTCGAGGCGCGGGGCGGCGCCGAGGCGTCCGAGTCCGCGCTCGACGTGCTCATGGAGGACCTCGACGCCGGCGCCTACACGCAGACCGGCAACTACCTGAGCAACGAGCCCTCGTTCAACAGCCCGTGGGTCTACAACTGGCTCGGCAAGCCGCACAAGACCACGGACGTCCTGTACCGGGCGGTCGGCGAGCTGTACGACACGACGCCCGCCGGCCTGCCCGGCAACGACGACCAGGGCGCCCTGTCCGCCTGGTACGTCTGGGCCAACCTCGGCATCTACCCCGCGATCTACGGCACCGCGGACCTGGTGGTCAGCGCCCCGATGTTCGACCGCATCACCATCGACGCCGCCCACAGCCGCCGCGACTACACGATCGTGGCTCCCGGCGTGTCGTCCGGGAAGCGGTACACGACCGGCCTGCGGGTGAACGGCGTGCGGCAGTCGGCCTCCTGGGTGGACTCGTCGTTCTCGCGGCGCGGCGGCACGCTCCGGTTCACCATGAACGACACCCCGGGCGAGTGGGGCACAGGGTCCGGCGACGTCCCGCCGTCGCACGACGACGGCCGCGACGCCCGCAACAACGTCGGCACCACGTTCGACGGCCGCGGGAACATGGGCTCCATGGACCTGTCCGACTGGTCCTACTCGCGCGAGAGCCTCGCGGCCGAGGGCGTCACCCCGGGCGGCGAGGTCGCCTTCGACTCCGCCGACATCACGTTCACCTGGCCCGACACGGAGGAGGGCGAGCCGGACAACTGGGTCGTCGCGGGGCAGCGGATCGACCTCGACGACACCCCGGCCGCCGCGGTCTCGTTCCTGGGCCTGGCGACCAACGGCCCGTCGTCGGGCACCGCCCACGTCGAGTACACGGACGGGTCGCGCCAGGCGGTGCGCGTGCACCTCACCGACTGGGGGCAGGGCGCCGGCGGCGGGAACACGACGCTCGTCGAGACCCAGGGACGCAACCACCGCAACGGCACGTCCGGAGGCGGCACATTCCGCGTGTTCGCGACGCAGCCCGCCGTCCTGGACGAGACGAAGACCGTCGACGCCGTCGTCCTCCCGGCCCACACCGACCGCGGCGTCATGCACGTGTTCGACGTCGCGACCACGACCACCCCGTACGTCGACCCGGACGCCCCCACCGGCGAGCCGAGCCGCGTCGTGCTCACCGCCCCCGCCGACCCGTCGACGGCACAGAACGTCACGTGGCGCACGGCCAGCCCGCTGCCGGTCGACGGCGTCGCCGAACTCCGCGAGGTGTCCGACGACGGCCCGGGCGAGGTCCGCACCGTGGACGCCGTCGAGCAGCCGGAACGGTACGTCGACGGCTACCCGGCGCGCAGCCACTCGGCGTCGTTCACGGACCTGACCCCGGACACGACGTACGGGTACCGCGTCGGCGACGCGGGCCGCTGGTCGGACTGGTACGAGTTCACGACGGCGAGCGACGGGGCCGACCCGTTCACGTTCCTGTACTTCGGGGACGCCCAGGAGGGCATCGCCGACGAGTGGGCGACCACGGTGGACATGGCGCTCGACGAGCACCCGTCCGCGGAGGTCAGCCTGTACGCGGGTGACCTGGTGAACACGGCGACGAACCAGCTCGAGTGGTCGGACTGGTTCGATGCCAACGCGGAGCTGCGCACCCGCACCAACGTGCTGGCGGCGCTGGGCAACCACGAGATCGGCGGGCAGCCGCTCGCCGAGAACTTCCGCGACCACTTCGAGTACGAGCGCAACGGGCCGGTGCCCGCGGACGCGCGCGAGTACGAGGCGGACTACGGCGAGCACGTCGCCGGCGCCATGACGGACACCGTCTACTACACGGACTACCAGGGCGTCCGGTTCGTGACCGTGAACGCGAACCGTGACGACATCTGCGGCCTCGTGCGCCCGCCCGGCCTGGCGGACTTCGACTGCGGCGAGGGCCGCCGCGCGTGGATGACGATGCAGGCGACCTGGCTGGAGCGGGTGCTCGCGGAGAATCCGCTCGACTGGGCCGTGGTCACCACGCACCAGCCGGTCTTCTCCAACTCGATCGACGGCAACGGCAACCCGCGGGACGAGGACGACTGGCGCCAGTACATCCTTCCCGTGCTGGAGACCAGCGACGTCGACCTGGTGCTCCAGGGCCACGACCACACCTACGGCCGCGGTTACCACACCATGGACATCACGGAGACCGAGGGCGTCACGACCGGCCCCGTGTACGCGATCTCGAACGGCGGGCGCAAGCAGTACGTGCTCAACCGCGGCGAGTCGGTGTGGGAGGCGAACGGCGCCGTGGCCGTGAAGCAGGCGCAGGACGTGTCCGCCTACCAGGCGATCACCGTCGACGGCGACACGCTGCGCTACGAGTCGGTGGCCACCTACGTGGTGCCCGGCGGCGAGTCGCCGGTCGAGGTCGGCGAGACGCTCGACGCGTTCACGATCACCAAGTACGACTCCGGCGCGAAGTGGGTCACCGAACCCGGCATCGAGATCCCGGACGAGTCCGTGCCGTCCGCGGCCTGGGGCCAGCCGGGCGACGAGCCGTTCGACCCGGAGACGTTCGGCGAGGTCGTCTTCGACGACGACTTCACCACCGATCGGCTCGCCGAGTACACGGCGTACGGGGACGACGGTGAGCCCGCGGCCGATCTGGCCGTCGACACCACGGCCGGCGTGCTCGAGGCGGCCGCCGACGGCCGCCGCTGGAGCCACCTGGCGGTTCCGGGAGCGGCGGGTGACAGGTTCGCGCTGGTCGTCGAGCCGGAGTCGTTCGCCGGGACGGGCTCGGCCGAGGACTCCCTCTTCCTCGGGATCACCGACGGGCCGGGGAGCCGTGCGCACAGCTGGTACAACCACACGCGGGGGAGCAGCGGGATCGACGTGGTCGTGGACGGCGAGAGCCAGGGCCTGTCGGCCGGTACCGGGGCGCTCGGCGTGACGTGGGAGCCCGGCGACCGGCTGGCGACCGTCGTCGACCACGGCGAGCTGACCTCCTGGATCGAGCACGACGGCGAGTGGCGCGAGATCCGCTCCGGCCTGCTGTCGCTGACGATGTCACGAGAGGACGTGACGGGGTGGAGCCCGACGGTCAGCCTGCGGCTCGACACCGGGACCATGGCGCTGGACCGGGTGATGGTGCTGCGGGGGTAG